The proteins below come from a single Prolixibacter sp. NT017 genomic window:
- a CDS encoding NEW3 domain-containing protein, producing the protein MSTRTKWLSLSLTLLFQLVFIGTYAAGTGVELYTPYTRISVPPGETINYNIEVINNTSQIQTMPISVVGMPRGWDSQLKSGGWKISQISVLPGKKEKLSLKVDVPLKINKGSYHFKVLAGGYTSLLLNVVVSKRGTYQTEFTTDQPNMKGNSKASFTFKAKLKNSTDNNQLYALKADAPRGWNVTIKASYKEVASVNIAPNAEKDISIQIKPPSEVKAGTYRIPVTASSGTTSAEIALEVVITGTFNMDLTTPTGLLSTDITAGDQKQVEFLVRNTGSSDLKDINFDVTKPTDWKVTFDPKKIIDLQAGKTTKVMATIQASKKAIAGDYVTKIEAKTPEIGTKAELRVTVKTPMLWGWIGVFIILLALGSVFYLFRKYGRR; encoded by the coding sequence ATGTCTACCCGCACTAAATGGTTAAGTTTATCATTAACTCTTCTGTTTCAACTGGTTTTCATCGGAACCTATGCCGCCGGCACCGGCGTCGAGTTGTACACCCCTTACACCCGCATTTCCGTTCCACCGGGAGAAACGATTAATTACAACATCGAGGTTATCAACAACACCAGCCAGATTCAAACCATGCCCATTTCGGTAGTAGGAATGCCCCGTGGATGGGATAGCCAATTGAAGTCGGGCGGCTGGAAAATCAGTCAAATCTCTGTCCTTCCGGGGAAAAAAGAGAAGCTTTCCCTGAAAGTAGATGTACCGCTGAAAATAAACAAAGGCAGCTATCATTTTAAAGTGTTAGCCGGCGGATACACTTCGCTCTTGCTGAATGTGGTGGTTTCGAAACGAGGAACCTATCAAACCGAGTTCACCACCGACCAACCCAACATGAAAGGGAACTCGAAGGCATCGTTTACCTTTAAAGCCAAGCTGAAAAACAGTACGGACAATAATCAGCTTTACGCACTCAAGGCCGACGCTCCCCGTGGCTGGAACGTGACCATCAAAGCCAGCTACAAAGAAGTGGCATCGGTGAACATCGCCCCCAACGCAGAGAAAGATATTTCCATCCAGATCAAGCCGCCGTCGGAAGTGAAAGCGGGTACATACCGCATCCCCGTGACAGCTTCTTCCGGAACGACTTCGGCCGAGATTGCCCTGGAGGTGGTGATTACCGGAACATTCAATATGGACCTGACAACGCCCACCGGCCTGCTCAGCACCGATATCACGGCCGGCGACCAAAAACAGGTTGAATTCCTGGTTCGCAATACCGGCTCATCCGATCTGAAAGACATCAACTTCGATGTAACAAAGCCTACCGACTGGAAAGTTACATTCGACCCGAAAAAGATTATCGACCTTCAGGCCGGCAAAACAACCAAAGTGATGGCTACCATCCAGGCCTCCAAGAAGGCAATTGCCGGTGATTACGTCACCAAAATCGAGGCAAAAACACCGGAAATCGGTACCAAGGCCGAGTTACGTGTCACCGTGAAAACACCCATGTTGTGGGGTTGGATTGGCGTTTTCATTATCCTCTTAGCTCTCGGAAGCGTGTTTTATCTGTTCCGCAAATATGGAAGGAGGTAA
- a CDS encoding ABC transporter ATP-binding protein gives MAENIIELVDLTKKYGSFTAVNRLNLSVKKGEVFGLLGPNGAGKSTTILMMLGLTEPFSGSVKVCGINSTENPIEVKRRVGYLPEDVGFYPDLTGMENLKYIARLNGIPEKDVEPKAKELLTRVGLAAQAEKKTGKYSRGMRQRLGLAEVLIKTPEVIILDEPTSGIDPTGIREFLELIVQLSKEEGITVLFSSHNLHQVQQVCDRVGLFVSGKLIAEGNIESLSQKLFSTESFVVEAGIATSGNENNGNGLAESLKNIDGVTSVSQKDHTFYVGCTRDATADIAREIVSSGSGLAFLRKKEYGLDDIYNRYFEGGEVHE, from the coding sequence ATGGCTGAAAACATTATCGAGCTGGTCGATCTGACCAAAAAATACGGATCGTTCACAGCCGTCAATCGCTTAAACCTTTCGGTGAAAAAAGGCGAGGTGTTTGGCTTGCTCGGCCCCAACGGCGCGGGAAAGTCGACAACTATCCTGATGATGCTGGGACTGACCGAACCCTTTTCCGGTTCCGTGAAAGTTTGCGGCATCAATTCCACCGAAAACCCGATTGAGGTGAAACGGCGTGTTGGTTACCTTCCGGAAGATGTAGGTTTCTATCCTGATCTTACCGGAATGGAAAACCTGAAATACATCGCCCGGCTGAACGGCATACCGGAAAAAGATGTCGAACCGAAAGCCAAAGAGCTACTGACCCGTGTGGGACTTGCCGCTCAGGCGGAAAAGAAAACCGGGAAATATTCGCGCGGAATGCGCCAGCGGCTCGGTTTGGCCGAAGTGCTCATCAAAACGCCCGAAGTCATCATCCTCGATGAGCCGACCTCGGGTATCGACCCGACCGGAATCCGCGAGTTCCTCGAATTGATTGTTCAACTCAGCAAGGAAGAAGGCATCACGGTCTTGTTTTCTTCACACAATTTGCACCAGGTGCAGCAAGTTTGCGACCGCGTGGGACTCTTCGTCAGCGGCAAGCTGATTGCCGAAGGAAACATTGAATCGCTTTCGCAGAAGCTGTTTTCCACCGAATCGTTCGTCGTGGAGGCCGGTATTGCTACTTCCGGAAACGAAAACAACGGAAATGGCCTGGCTGAGAGTCTGAAAAACATCGACGGGGTTACGTCGGTTTCGCAAAAAGATCATACGTTCTACGTGGGATGTACGCGCGATGCCACGGCTGACATTGCCCGGGAAATTGTTTCATCGGGCTCCGGGTTAGCGTTCCTGCGCAAGAAGGAATATGGCCTCGATGACATTTATAACCGCTATTTCGAAGGAGGTGAAGTTCATGAGTGA